Genomic DNA from Shewanella woodyi ATCC 51908:
TTGCTCAGTTTAAGCGCGAGCACAAGCAAGATCCTGTCATCGCGGTTCCAAGTGGTAATTTTGGTAACCTAACTGCGGGCTTATTTGCTAAGGCGATGGGGTTACCTGTAGCAAGATTTGTTGCTGCAACCAATAGTAACGATACCGTGCCTCGCTATCTTGATAAGGGGGACTGGTTGCCACATGCTACGGTTGCCACTATGTCTAATGCAATGGATGTATCTGAGCCAAGTAACTGGCCAAGGGTTGAGGCGGTAGTTGAGAAGATGGGGTGGTCGCTAGCCGACATTACTGGTGTTGCTTTATCGGAGCAGGATACTTCAAAGGCGCTGAGTGAGCTGAATCGTCAAGGTTACCTCTGTGAGCCCCATGCTGCCATTGCTGCACAGGCGCTGAGTCTAACTCAGTCTGATGGCGAGAGGGGGATATTCTTAGGGACAGCGCATCCTGCTAAGTTTAAGGATGTGGTCGATAGAGAGCTTGAGGTCAATCTACCTCTACCTCAAGAACTTGCAGCGGTGGAGAAGAAGGATATCTTGTCTGTCACATTGCCTGCAGATTTTGGGCAACTCAAACAACACCTTTTCAAGATTCTCTAGTGTTTGAACTTATTTATAAAAAGGAGGGCGTACCCTCCTTTTTTATTAGCTAGTGAATGATTGTCTACCGAAAATTACCTTTGTTAAAAGTAATGATGATACTTGTGGGTATCGACTTTGATTTTTACATATAAAGTTTGATCTTAGAGGCTTAATTTACACTGAGCTATCCAGTTCACTTGTGTATCACCACGTATCCTGCTTCAAATAATTGGTGTGATCTCTGTCACAACTTTTTGTTTTCAATTTGTATATCTTGCCTCGCAGTTTTTCAGATAGGTTCCAAATTGTGTATAAAATTTTGACTGCCATGCTTATCTCTCTCATGCTGACAGCATGCTCCTCGATGGATGAACCAGAGCTGTATCATAGGATCAATGAGGCTTACGATTTTGAAGTGACCCATTGCGATAGTTTTGCCATGGTAACTGGCATCGGAAGGGGGGAGAGGGCGTTAAGAAACGCGAAAGTCAACGCCATGAATCATGGCGAAGAGTTGGGAGGTACCCACATTGTTTGGTTGCAAACCGATCATGGTGATCCAACAAAAGTCGTCGCGGTCATCTACAAATGTTTGCAGTAACTGTTAACGAGTACTAATCCACTGCGATGTGCTTTTTAGTCAAACTGCGTAGCCAATTTATCTCATCTACCCAAATGTCAGAGTTGATGGTTTCTAGTACCATAGGAATATTCTCAGTGGCGGGATGATTCATAATAAATTCAAACCCCTCTTTTCCAATGTGGCCTAGACCTAAAGACTCGTGTCTGTCAACGCGGCTATTTAGTGGCGTTTTACTGTCATTGAGGTGCATGGCTTTTAGGTAGCGATCGCCTACTATTCGGTCAAATAGGGCGAAGCTCTCCTCACAGGCCTGATAGGTACTGATGTCGTAACCTGCTGCAAACATGTGGCAGGTATCTATGCAAACCCCAACGCGAGATTTATCCTCTACGCCATCGATGATCTGAGCGAGCTGCTCAAAACTATGACCTAGGTTTGAGCCTTGTCCTGCGGTATTTTCAATCACAGCGGTGACATGCTGTGTTTTGTCTAACGCCATATTTATCGACTGACTGATCCTAGATAGGCATTCATCAATCTCTATCTTTCTTAAATGGCTTCCTGGGTGGAAGTTAAGTAGTGATAGCCCCATCTGCTC
This window encodes:
- the nfo gene encoding deoxyribonuclease IV, with product MSLSRWVGAHVSASGGIANAPINAKKIGADAFALFTKNQRRWQAAPLCPQQVIDFKQNCQEANILSEAILPHDSYLINLGHPDQEQLEKSRLAFFDEMERCEQMGLSLLNFHPGSHLRKIEIDECLSRISQSINMALDKTQHVTAVIENTAGQGSNLGHSFEQLAQIIDGVEDKSRVGVCIDTCHMFAAGYDISTYQACEESFALFDRIVGDRYLKAMHLNDSKTPLNSRVDRHESLGLGHIGKEGFEFIMNHPATENIPMVLETINSDIWVDEINWLRSLTKKHIAVD